Proteins encoded in a region of the Streptomyces akebiae genome:
- a CDS encoding rhodanese-like domain-containing protein has protein sequence MTTHADKPRLDPTALRHLTGNGDAPRLLDVRTPGEFRTAHIPGSYNVPLDTLREHRAELLHHLDEDVVLICRSGARAAQAEEALAEAGLPNLRVLDGGVTAWEAAGGALTRGPDRWDLERQIRLVAGLLVLVTGVAGLFLPGLHLIGTAVGAGLTIAALTNTCAMGMLLAKLPYNRGPRTDVDAVVAALRGTS, from the coding sequence ATGACCACGCATGCCGACAAACCGCGACTGGACCCCACCGCCCTGCGCCACCTGACCGGGAACGGCGACGCCCCACGTCTGCTGGACGTCCGCACACCGGGCGAGTTCCGCACCGCCCACATACCCGGCTCCTACAACGTCCCCCTCGACACGCTGCGCGAACACCGCGCCGAGCTGCTCCACCACCTCGACGAGGACGTCGTCCTCATCTGCCGCTCCGGCGCCCGCGCCGCCCAGGCCGAAGAGGCGCTCGCCGAGGCCGGACTGCCCAACCTGCGCGTACTCGACGGCGGCGTCACCGCCTGGGAAGCCGCCGGTGGTGCCCTCACCCGCGGGCCGGACCGCTGGGACCTGGAGCGCCAGATACGTCTCGTCGCGGGCCTTCTCGTACTCGTCACCGGTGTCGCGGGCCTGTTCCTGCCCGGCCTGCACCTCATCGGCACAGCCGTCGGCGCCGGACTGACGATCGCCGCCCTCACGAACACCTGCGCCATGGGCATGTTGCTGGCGAAGCTGCCCTACAACCGCGGTCCGCGCACCGACGTCGACGCCGTCGTCGCCGCCCTGCGGGGCACGTCGTGA
- a CDS encoding CBS domain-containing protein, whose amino-acid sequence MTFPAVAVRRDTPFKENVRAMTARQVSAVPVVEGDGRVVGVVSEADLLPKEEFRDRDLTRAEQLQRVSDLAKAAAVTAEEVMSTPAIVVRPDVTLGQAARSMAVNRFERLPVIDDEGRLLGVVSRGDLLKVFLRSDEGNEEEVRRTVVACLFPALTHTIHVSVHDGVVTLRGRGRDPALCWVAERLPRAVEGVVDVHARLGDTDAGPGPTEDG is encoded by the coding sequence ATGACCTTCCCGGCGGTGGCCGTCCGTCGTGACACACCGTTCAAGGAGAACGTGCGGGCCATGACGGCTCGGCAGGTCAGTGCCGTGCCGGTGGTGGAGGGCGACGGCCGGGTCGTCGGTGTGGTGTCCGAGGCCGACCTGCTGCCCAAGGAGGAGTTCCGGGATCGCGACCTCACCCGGGCCGAGCAGCTCCAGCGCGTGTCGGACCTCGCCAAGGCGGCCGCGGTGACCGCGGAGGAGGTCATGAGCACGCCCGCGATCGTGGTGCGCCCGGACGTCACGCTGGGGCAGGCGGCCCGGAGCATGGCAGTGAACCGGTTCGAGCGCCTGCCGGTGATCGACGACGAGGGGCGGCTTCTCGGCGTCGTCAGCCGTGGTGACCTGTTGAAGGTCTTCCTGCGGTCGGACGAGGGCAACGAGGAGGAAGTGCGGCGCACGGTGGTGGCCTGCCTCTTCCCCGCGCTCACCCACACGATCCATGTGTCCGTGCACGACGGGGTCGTCACCCTCCGCGGAAGGGGCCGGGACCCCGCCCTGTGCTGGGTCGCCGAACGCCTGCCCCGCGCCGTGGAGGGCGTGGTGGACGTGCACGCCCGGCTCGGCGACACGGACGCCGGCCCCGGCCCGACGGAGGACGGTTGA
- a CDS encoding rhodanese-like domain-containing protein codes for MAREVTQEAFAAAWADGALVVDVREADEYAAGHVPGALLMPLRSVPTRCGELPAGQAVFVICARGNRSRTATDWMNSFGLDARSVAGGTGAWARAGRPVVAGAHEDAA; via the coding sequence GTGGCTCGCGAAGTGACACAGGAAGCGTTCGCGGCGGCCTGGGCCGACGGCGCGCTCGTGGTCGACGTACGGGAGGCGGACGAGTACGCGGCCGGGCACGTGCCCGGCGCACTGCTGATGCCGTTGCGCTCCGTGCCCACACGGTGCGGTGAACTGCCCGCCGGACAAGCGGTGTTCGTGATCTGCGCCCGCGGCAACCGCAGCAGGACAGCCACCGACTGGATGAACTCCTTCGGCCTCGACGCCCGCTCCGTGGCCGGCGGCACCGGCGCCTGGGCCCGGGCCGGCCGCCCGGTCGTGGCCGGTGCCCACGAAGACGCCGCCTGA
- a CDS encoding nicotinate phosphoribosyltransferase, whose translation MSDATTTDLYEVTMAMSYLREGMTAPATFSLFVRDLPPERGFLITAGLESALDQLAGFHVGPEDIDAFAAALHRPRRDLEPLLGLEFTGRVRAVPEGRVVFAGEPLLEVTASLPEAQLVETYLLNQLSHQTTIASKAARCVLAAAGRPLVDFSLRRTHGPQAGFQAARLGALAGFAGTSNVAAATALGIPAVGTMAHSFVEAFASEEDAFRAFARAHPGPVTLLVDTYDTEEGVRVAARVLHDLDLAAGAPGCAVRLDSGDLGDLAVRARSILDDAGLSGVRIVVSGGLDEYAVDELVRSGAPIDTYAVGTRVGVSADAPYLDSAYKMVEYDGRAVMKLSSAKVTAPGAKQVFRRRGRADVIGLADEEPPDDAETLLETVMRNGRRTGRPATLDECRARCADDIAELPSSARRIRAPVAPRAASSERLTGLTTQVRHRVETRVAAHRSGPG comes from the coding sequence ATGTCGGACGCGACGACCACCGACCTGTACGAAGTCACGATGGCCATGTCCTACCTGCGGGAGGGGATGACCGCCCCGGCGACGTTCAGCCTCTTCGTCCGTGACCTTCCTCCGGAGCGCGGGTTCCTGATCACGGCCGGACTGGAATCGGCACTGGACCAGCTGGCCGGATTCCATGTGGGCCCCGAGGACATCGACGCCTTCGCCGCCGCGTTGCACCGGCCACGCCGGGATCTGGAACCCCTGCTCGGACTGGAGTTCACCGGCCGGGTACGGGCGGTGCCGGAGGGCCGGGTCGTGTTCGCCGGTGAACCCCTGCTGGAGGTGACGGCCTCCCTGCCCGAGGCACAGCTGGTCGAGACGTACCTGCTGAATCAGCTCAGTCATCAGACGACCATCGCCTCCAAGGCCGCACGGTGCGTGCTCGCGGCGGCCGGCCGGCCGCTCGTGGACTTCTCGCTGCGCCGCACGCACGGCCCGCAGGCCGGGTTCCAGGCCGCCCGGCTCGGAGCGCTGGCCGGATTCGCCGGGACCAGCAACGTGGCGGCGGCCACGGCGCTCGGCATCCCCGCCGTCGGGACGATGGCCCACTCCTTCGTGGAGGCGTTCGCCTCCGAGGAGGACGCCTTCCGCGCCTTCGCCCGCGCCCACCCCGGGCCGGTGACCCTGCTGGTGGACACCTACGACACCGAGGAGGGCGTCCGGGTCGCGGCGCGTGTCCTGCACGACCTGGACCTCGCGGCAGGGGCACCCGGCTGCGCCGTACGACTGGACAGCGGCGACCTCGGGGACCTCGCGGTACGGGCACGGTCGATCCTCGACGACGCGGGCCTCTCGGGGGTGCGGATCGTCGTCAGTGGCGGGCTCGACGAGTACGCCGTCGACGAACTGGTGCGCTCCGGGGCACCGATCGACACCTACGCCGTCGGCACTCGCGTCGGGGTGTCGGCGGACGCGCCGTATCTGGACTCCGCGTACAAAATGGTGGAGTACGACGGCCGCGCGGTGATGAAACTGTCGTCCGCCAAGGTGACGGCCCCCGGTGCCAAACAGGTGTTCCGCCGACGAGGCCGCGCCGATGTGATCGGCCTCGCCGACGAAGAGCCACCGGACGACGCCGAGACGTTGCTGGAGACGGTGATGCGGAACGGACGGCGCACGGGAAGGCCCGCCACGCTCGACGAGTGCCGGGCGAGGTGCGCCGACGACATCGCGGAGCTGCCGTCGTCGGCCCGGCGGATCAGAGCGCCGGTCGCGCCCCGTGCCGCGTCCTCGGAGCGGCTGACCGGACTCACCACACAGGTCCGGCACCGCGTCGAGACCAGGGTCGCGGCGCATCGGTCCGGGCCCGGATGA
- a CDS encoding NAD(P)/FAD-dependent oxidoreductase yields the protein MAANPSPERPASLAPGGTPVTPPARRHRVAVIGGGSAGVSVAARLRRAGVTGITLVEPSDTHWYQPLWTLVGGGQAPLHASRRPEGTVIPDGVHWLRRRALAVDPDARTVTLSGGDELGYENLVLAPGLRLDWDGVPGLAEAVGRDRVSSNYAPEYAPRTWELIRNMRAGTAVFTHPSGPLKCGGAPQKIAYLAADHWRRRKVLDRIRIILVLPDPTLFKVPEWSRVLEGVAARYGIEVRLRSELTAVDGDRREITVTSLADGTKESIGYDFLHAVPPQSAPGWIRTSPLADPKSPQGFVAADPHTLQHPSYDTVFTLGDVANLPTSKTGAAVRKQAPVVAANLLDTMNGRPPSRRYDGYTSCPLLTAHDRMLLAEFDYDLRPTPTFPLIDTFKERRDMWLFKRFVLPPAYWRGMLTGRL from the coding sequence TTGGCCGCCAACCCCTCCCCCGAACGCCCGGCCTCGCTCGCGCCTGGAGGGACACCTGTCACACCGCCCGCTCGCCGTCACCGTGTCGCCGTCATCGGCGGCGGGAGCGCGGGCGTCAGCGTCGCCGCCCGCCTGCGCCGCGCCGGAGTCACCGGCATCACCCTGGTCGAACCGTCCGACACCCACTGGTACCAGCCACTGTGGACGCTGGTCGGCGGCGGTCAGGCACCGCTGCACGCGTCGCGCCGCCCCGAGGGAACCGTCATACCCGACGGCGTGCACTGGCTCCGCCGACGCGCGCTGGCCGTCGACCCCGACGCCCGCACGGTGACCCTGTCCGGAGGCGACGAGCTCGGATACGAGAACCTGGTCCTGGCGCCCGGGCTGCGACTGGACTGGGACGGTGTACCGGGCCTCGCCGAGGCGGTCGGCCGGGACCGGGTGAGCAGCAACTACGCCCCCGAGTACGCCCCGCGCACCTGGGAGCTGATCAGGAACATGCGTGCGGGCACGGCCGTCTTCACCCACCCGTCCGGCCCGCTCAAGTGCGGTGGCGCGCCGCAGAAGATCGCCTATCTGGCGGCGGACCACTGGCGCAGACGGAAGGTCCTGGACCGGATCCGGATCATCCTCGTCCTCCCCGATCCGACGCTGTTCAAGGTGCCCGAATGGTCTCGGGTGCTGGAGGGCGTGGCGGCCCGGTACGGGATCGAGGTACGGCTCCGCTCGGAGCTGACGGCCGTCGACGGCGACCGCCGCGAGATCACGGTCACCAGCCTCGCGGACGGCACGAAGGAGAGCATCGGCTACGACTTCCTGCACGCCGTGCCACCGCAGAGCGCGCCCGGCTGGATCAGGACGAGCCCGCTCGCCGACCCGAAGAGCCCCCAGGGATTCGTCGCCGCCGACCCGCACACGCTCCAACACCCGTCGTACGACACCGTCTTCACGCTCGGCGACGTCGCGAACCTGCCCACCTCCAAGACCGGTGCCGCCGTACGCAAACAGGCGCCCGTCGTGGCCGCCAACCTGCTCGACACCATGAACGGCCGCCCTCCGTCGCGCCGGTACGACGGCTACACGTCCTGTCCGCTGCTCACCGCGCACGACCGGATGCTGCTGGCCGAGTTCGACTACGACCTGCGGCCCACACCCACGTTCCCGCTGATCGACACCTTCAAGGAACGCCGCGACATGTGGCTGTTCAAACGGTTCGTGCTCCCGCCGGCGTACTGGCGCGGCATGCTCACCGGCCGCCTCTGA
- a CDS encoding Rv1733c family protein, protein MTAQGPPCTPGPPSPRDEHLPKGANPLSRPSDRFEAWLRRVLLVVLVLGLPLAAYGAGTTVYASSMKAVRVQTAERHEITARLAEDLDPDNDATKQLARVRWTDEGGDVRTGNALVKAGTDKGAAVRVWLDRAGNLTTPPMNSLNAKASGWLAGGMAAFGVAFGCYAVRSGTRLLLDRGRYARWDAEWDRVEPLWSARFRR, encoded by the coding sequence ATGACCGCACAAGGACCGCCGTGCACGCCGGGGCCGCCCTCCCCGCGCGACGAGCACCTGCCCAAGGGCGCGAACCCCCTGAGCCGTCCGTCCGACAGGTTCGAGGCGTGGCTGCGCCGTGTTCTGCTGGTCGTGCTCGTCCTCGGGCTGCCGCTGGCCGCGTACGGCGCGGGGACCACGGTGTACGCGTCGTCGATGAAGGCCGTGCGGGTCCAGACGGCGGAACGGCACGAGATCACCGCCCGGCTGGCAGAGGACCTGGATCCCGACAACGACGCGACGAAGCAGCTCGCCCGGGTCCGCTGGACCGACGAGGGCGGCGATGTGCGCACCGGAAACGCCCTGGTCAAGGCGGGGACGGACAAAGGGGCGGCGGTGCGCGTGTGGCTGGACCGCGCAGGAAACCTCACCACTCCACCGATGAACTCGCTCAATGCGAAGGCCAGCGGCTGGCTCGCGGGCGGCATGGCGGCGTTCGGCGTGGCCTTCGGGTGCTACGCGGTCCGGTCGGGCACGCGTCTGCTGCTGGACCGGGGAAGGTACGCGCGGTGGGACGCCGAATGGGACCGGGTGGAGCCGCTGTGGTCGGCACGCTTCCGTCGGTGA
- a CDS encoding universal stress protein has translation MEPVVTVGLDGSPTSLAAARWAAEEAEKRKLTLRLLHAWPLLAPEPVRAPSEVDQNYWAKRLVHTAQAELSTRHPGLTVVGSLIADDAQEALLRAASESEMLVLGSRGLGSAESYFMGDVSLPVVARAERPVVLVRTGEDKGHPAPTRAGRVVVALEAHGSGEELLDFAFHSAAARDVPLLAVRGRSVPLHARLPWGVDHDVTEELTREAREELGKALKPWREKYPQVEVDDSIRLESPAKAVVHAAEGAALLVVGRRVHRHGTNHHLDHVAHAAIHHARCPVAVVPHD, from the coding sequence ATGGAACCTGTCGTCACCGTGGGCCTGGACGGTTCACCCACGAGCCTCGCCGCGGCCCGCTGGGCCGCCGAGGAGGCCGAGAAGCGCAAGCTCACCCTGCGGCTGCTGCACGCGTGGCCGCTGCTGGCACCCGAACCGGTCCGCGCCCCTTCCGAAGTCGACCAGAACTACTGGGCGAAGCGCCTGGTCCACACCGCGCAGGCAGAGCTGAGCACACGCCATCCGGGTCTGACCGTCGTCGGCAGCCTGATCGCGGACGACGCCCAGGAAGCTCTGCTCCGGGCCGCCTCGGAGTCCGAGATGCTGGTGCTCGGTTCGCGGGGGTTGGGCTCGGCCGAGAGCTATTTCATGGGCGACGTCAGCCTGCCGGTCGTCGCACGGGCCGAGCGGCCCGTGGTCCTGGTCCGCACGGGGGAGGACAAGGGCCACCCGGCCCCCACTCGGGCCGGCAGGGTCGTCGTGGCACTGGAGGCGCACGGATCCGGCGAGGAACTGCTCGACTTCGCGTTCCACAGCGCCGCGGCCCGCGACGTCCCCCTCCTCGCCGTCCGCGGCCGCAGCGTGCCGCTGCACGCGCGCCTGCCCTGGGGCGTGGACCACGACGTCACCGAGGAACTGACAAGGGAGGCGCGGGAGGAGCTGGGCAAGGCCCTGAAGCCCTGGCGCGAGAAGTACCCGCAGGTGGAGGTGGACGACAGCATCCGTCTCGAGAGCCCCGCCAAGGCCGTCGTACACGCCGCCGAGGGCGCCGCGTTGCTGGTCGTCGGACGGCGTGTGCACCGGCACGGCACGAACCACCATCTGGATCACGTGGCCCACGCGGCCATCCATCACGCACGCTGCCCCGTCGCCGTCGTCCCCCATGACTGA
- a CDS encoding bifunctional aminoglycoside phosphotransferase/ATP-binding protein → MTEPGVPGERSPRAEVAETHTAIVFFAGDRAYKVKKAVDLGFLDYTERAGRRAACAREVALNRRFAPDVYLGVGEVVGPAGEPPEPLVVMRRMPSDRRLSALVRAGADVDEVLRAVARRLAAWHAAAPHGRDVDEQGTRDALASRWEASFAQVRASVESAASAEGGAEPEGVAEAEWLVRRYLGGREALFDSRIEQRRVVDGHGDLLAEDIFCLDDGPRVLDCLEFDDHLRYVDGLDDAAFLAMDLEQLGDPEAAARFLARYGEYSADPAPPSLWHHYVAYRAFVRAKVSLIQADQGAPGARSSARRLISTTLRHLRTSAVGLTLVGGLPGSGKSTLSGALADRLGVTLLSSDRLRKELAGIPPDRPAAAAIGEGLYTAEWTARTYDALLDRAALLLSRGEPVVLDATWSTAELRAAARRVAERTSSDLVALHCQAPDEVSAARLNTRSPGPSDADLGVATALAAREPPWPDAVTVDTGGPLESAVSRALAAVRPWGTDQAPVFRRPYVEQQDQD, encoded by the coding sequence ATGACTGAGCCCGGCGTCCCCGGGGAGCGGTCGCCACGCGCGGAGGTGGCCGAGACCCACACCGCGATCGTCTTCTTTGCGGGTGATCGCGCCTACAAGGTCAAGAAGGCGGTGGATCTGGGCTTTCTCGACTACACGGAACGGGCGGGCCGTCGGGCGGCCTGCGCACGCGAAGTGGCCCTCAACCGCCGCTTCGCACCGGATGTCTACCTGGGCGTCGGCGAAGTCGTCGGCCCCGCGGGCGAGCCGCCCGAACCTCTCGTGGTGATGCGCCGCATGCCGTCGGACCGCCGCCTGTCCGCGCTGGTGCGCGCGGGAGCCGACGTCGACGAGGTCCTGCGTGCCGTGGCCCGGCGCCTCGCCGCCTGGCACGCGGCGGCGCCCCACGGCCGCGACGTGGACGAGCAGGGCACCCGCGACGCGCTGGCGTCACGCTGGGAGGCGAGCTTCGCGCAGGTCCGTGCTTCGGTCGAGAGCGCTGCTTCGGCCGAGGGCGGTGCCGAGCCCGAGGGTGTGGCCGAGGCGGAATGGCTGGTGCGCCGGTATCTCGGCGGACGTGAGGCGTTGTTCGACTCCCGCATCGAACAACGGCGGGTGGTGGACGGCCACGGCGACCTGCTCGCCGAGGACATCTTCTGCCTCGACGACGGTCCCCGCGTCCTGGACTGCCTGGAGTTCGACGACCACCTCCGCTACGTGGACGGGCTCGACGACGCCGCGTTCCTCGCCATGGACCTGGAACAGCTCGGTGATCCGGAAGCGGCGGCCCGCTTCCTCGCCCGTTACGGCGAGTACTCCGCCGACCCCGCGCCGCCGTCCCTGTGGCACCACTACGTCGCCTATCGCGCGTTCGTCAGAGCCAAGGTGTCCCTCATCCAGGCGGACCAGGGAGCGCCGGGGGCCCGGTCGTCGGCGCGGCGGCTGATCTCGACGACCCTGCGCCACCTGCGCACCTCCGCCGTCGGCCTGACACTCGTCGGCGGGCTGCCCGGCAGCGGGAAGTCCACGCTCTCCGGCGCCCTGGCGGACCGACTGGGCGTCACTCTCCTCAGCAGCGACCGCCTCCGCAAGGAACTGGCGGGCATCCCGCCGGACAGGCCCGCGGCGGCCGCGATCGGGGAGGGGCTGTACACCGCGGAGTGGACGGCCCGGACCTACGACGCCCTCCTCGACCGCGCGGCGCTCCTCCTGTCGCGCGGTGAACCCGTGGTCCTGGACGCCACCTGGTCCACCGCGGAACTGCGTGCGGCGGCGCGGCGGGTGGCCGAGCGCACCAGCTCCGATCTCGTGGCCCTGCACTGCCAGGCACCGGACGAGGTCTCCGCGGCTCGCCTGAACACGCGTTCCCCCGGACCGTCCGACGCCGACCTGGGCGTCGCCACGGCCCTCGCGGCCCGGGAACCGCCCTGGCCCGACGCCGTCACGGTCGACACCGGCGGCCCTTTGGAGTCCGCCGTCTCCCGCGCACTGGCCGCCGTACGCCCCTGGGGGACGGACCAGGCCCCGGTCTTCCGCCGTCCCTACGTGGAGCAGCAGGACCAGGACTGA
- a CDS encoding DUF1876 domain-containing protein codes for MAHTSEWKVRLHLFEDDEGTTQAHLVLETGATKIVGRGAAHRHPADSDVPEIGDELAAGRAMNNVARQLIRAAERDIEGVGAARPSRPQETGWPL; via the coding sequence ATGGCGCACACGTCGGAATGGAAGGTTCGTCTCCATCTCTTCGAGGACGACGAGGGAACGACGCAGGCCCATCTGGTGCTGGAGACCGGCGCCACGAAGATCGTCGGGCGCGGCGCGGCGCACCGTCATCCCGCGGACAGCGACGTGCCGGAGATCGGCGACGAGCTGGCGGCGGGCCGCGCCATGAACAACGTCGCCCGGCAGCTGATCAGGGCCGCCGAGCGTGACATCGAAGGCGTGGGAGCCGCGCGACCGAGCAGACCGCAGGAAACCGGATGGCCCCTGTGA
- a CDS encoding MBL fold metallo-hydrolase: protein MFFAQYYLDCLSQASYMIADEITGRAVVVDPRRDVSEYLADAEKHGFTIEGVVNTHFHADFLAGHLELADRTGAWIGYGRRAEAEYPIRELADGERISLGDVHLRILETPGHTPESISVLVYEHTGDAVPYGVLTGDALFIGDVGRPDLLASIGVTADELGRMLYDTVQHKLMALPDAVRVFPAHGAGSACGKNLSTQRQSTIGEQRASNYACRPMSEESFVELVTAGQPAAPAYFVYDAILNRKEHGLFDASAVPRPLSAEEFMRRRAAGALVVDARSPQDFAPGHLRGSVNVPADGRFAEQAGMVVGPEQEVVVVAPQDREEEVVTRLARIGFDRVGGYLREPEGAFPALADEMGQASRLPADALRRLLDGPEPPLVLDVRNTAEREEGFIEGSLHIPLAELAHRADEIPADRPLVVHCAGGHRSSIAASLLRHRGRTDVSDLLGGYGAWLALSSPEPGPSPADDRVPAGDAPAAADPRSVDA, encoded by the coding sequence ATGTTCTTCGCCCAGTACTACCTCGACTGCCTCTCCCAGGCCTCGTACATGATCGCCGACGAGATCACCGGCAGGGCCGTCGTCGTCGACCCGCGCCGCGATGTCTCCGAGTACCTCGCCGACGCGGAGAAACACGGCTTCACCATCGAAGGCGTCGTCAACACCCACTTCCACGCCGACTTCCTCGCCGGTCACCTGGAGCTGGCCGACCGCACCGGCGCCTGGATCGGCTACGGACGGCGCGCCGAGGCCGAGTACCCCATCCGCGAACTCGCGGACGGCGAGCGGATCAGCCTCGGCGACGTCCATCTGCGGATCCTCGAAACCCCGGGCCACACCCCGGAATCCATCAGCGTCCTGGTGTACGAGCACACCGGCGACGCCGTGCCGTACGGGGTGCTCACCGGGGACGCGCTGTTCATCGGCGACGTCGGCCGCCCCGATCTGCTGGCCTCGATCGGCGTGACCGCCGACGAACTGGGCCGCATGCTCTACGACACCGTCCAGCACAAGCTGATGGCCCTCCCGGACGCGGTCCGGGTCTTCCCCGCCCACGGCGCCGGCTCCGCCTGCGGCAAGAACCTCTCCACGCAGCGGCAGTCCACCATCGGCGAGCAGCGCGCCTCCAACTACGCCTGCCGTCCGATGAGCGAGGAGAGCTTCGTGGAGCTGGTGACGGCCGGGCAGCCCGCCGCCCCCGCCTACTTCGTCTACGACGCCATCCTCAACCGCAAGGAACACGGCCTGTTCGACGCGAGCGCCGTGCCGCGGCCGCTGTCGGCCGAGGAGTTCATGCGGCGACGCGCGGCCGGCGCGCTCGTGGTCGACGCCCGCTCGCCGCAGGACTTCGCGCCCGGACACCTGCGCGGTTCGGTCAACGTGCCCGCCGACGGCCGCTTCGCCGAACAGGCCGGCATGGTCGTCGGACCGGAGCAGGAGGTCGTGGTGGTCGCGCCGCAGGACCGGGAGGAGGAAGTCGTCACCCGGCTCGCCCGGATCGGCTTCGACAGGGTCGGCGGATATCTGCGGGAGCCCGAGGGAGCCTTCCCGGCCCTGGCCGACGAGATGGGGCAGGCGAGCCGCCTGCCCGCCGACGCGCTGCGCCGACTGCTGGACGGCCCGGAGCCGCCGCTGGTGCTCGACGTGCGGAACACGGCAGAACGCGAAGAGGGCTTCATCGAGGGCTCGTTGCACATCCCCCTGGCCGAACTCGCCCACCGTGCCGACGAGATCCCGGCCGACCGGCCCCTGGTCGTCCACTGCGCGGGCGGCCACCGCTCCTCCATCGCCGCCAGTCTGCTGCGCCACCGGGGCCGCACCGACGTCTCCGACCTGCTCGGGGGCTACGGCGCCTGGCTCGCCCTGTCCTCCCCGGAGCCCGGCCCCTCCCCCGCTGACGACCGCGTTCCGGCGGGAGACGCTCCCGCCGCGGCGGATCCGCGTTCGGTCGACGCCTGA
- a CDS encoding DUF1918 domain-containing protein, whose translation MEAHLGDQLVIESTMSGATRRDGEIVGLHHEDGTPPYDVRWSDTNEVTLVFPGPDAHVNHLEHTPPGTAHGSSSRAAGDGPAAAEQAPSAHPFGPGDIGRRVITERQRQGLSREETARRARMSPGYLAYLEEYPADPSKAALISLADALGTTATALRGGGVDLPPGQGQAPLHPRLRDLGTDECRALLSTHGVGRVAVTAPDGHPAVVPVNYEVVDDAIVFRTAPDSLLAAAVGTEVAFEVDHVDEPLSQGWSVLAVGPAGVVAEADAVRRLTGQAHTAPWPGGARDMWVSIRAVSLTGRRITAADE comes from the coding sequence ATGGAAGCTCATCTCGGCGACCAACTCGTCATCGAAAGCACGATGTCCGGCGCCACTCGGCGGGACGGCGAGATCGTCGGACTCCACCACGAGGACGGAACACCGCCCTACGACGTGCGCTGGTCGGACACGAACGAGGTGACGCTCGTGTTCCCCGGCCCCGACGCCCACGTCAACCATCTCGAACACACCCCGCCCGGAACGGCCCACGGATCCTCCTCACGCGCGGCGGGCGACGGACCGGCCGCCGCCGAACAGGCGCCGTCGGCGCACCCCTTCGGTCCCGGTGACATCGGCCGACGCGTGATCACGGAGCGACAGCGGCAGGGCCTCAGCCGCGAGGAGACGGCCCGGCGCGCCCGGATGTCGCCCGGCTACCTGGCGTACCTGGAGGAATATCCCGCCGACCCGAGCAAGGCGGCCCTCATCAGCCTGGCCGACGCCCTGGGCACCACCGCCACCGCTCTGCGCGGAGGAGGCGTCGACCTGCCGCCGGGCCAGGGGCAGGCACCGTTGCATCCGCGGCTGAGGGACCTCGGCACGGACGAATGCCGCGCGTTGCTGTCCACGCACGGCGTGGGACGCGTGGCGGTGACGGCACCCGACGGCCACCCGGCGGTCGTCCCGGTCAACTACGAGGTCGTCGACGACGCCATCGTCTTCCGGACCGCCCCCGACTCGCTGCTGGCGGCGGCCGTCGGAACGGAGGTCGCCTTCGAGGTCGACCACGTGGACGAGCCGCTGAGCCAGGGCTGGAGCGTCCTCGCCGTCGGCCCCGCCGGCGTCGTCGCGGAGGCCGACGCCGTGCGCCGCCTCACCGGGCAGGCGCACACGGCGCCCTGGCCCGGCGGCGCACGGGACATGTGGGTGTCGATCCGGGCCGTGAGCCTGACCGGTCGTCGGATCACGGCGGCGGACGAGTGA